The Miscanthus floridulus cultivar M001 chromosome 17, ASM1932011v1, whole genome shotgun sequence genome has a window encoding:
- the LOC136515912 gene encoding uncharacterized protein: protein MPVTFGDPTNYWTEILTFEVVGLHETYHAILGCPCYAKFMAVPNYTYLKLKISGPHGVITIGTSFQRTYECEVECCEHVAAIVASKELATIREVVIEEAPDLKQSGRSFKPIEGTKEVLIDPSDPKGKVVRIGTTLSSE from the coding sequence atgCCCGTCACCTTCGGGGATCCAACCAATTACTGGACGGAgatccttacctttgaggtggtcgggttgcacgaaacctaccacgccatcctgggatgtccatgctacgcgaagttcatggccgtccccaactacacctatttgAAGTTGAAGATATCGGGtccacatggggtcatcaccatcggcacctccttccagcgcacctacgagtgcgaggtcgagtgttgtgAACACGTTgcggcaatcgtcgcctccaaagagcttgcgaccATCAGGGAGGTTGtcatcgaagaagcacccgacctcAAGCAGTCGGGCAGGTCTTTCAAGCCtatagagggcaccaaggaggtcctcatagaccccagcgatCCCAAGGGCAAAGtagtgcgcattggcaccacgctttcctctgaatag